CATTCTAAAATCGGACAGTTCCTGACTCATTTACGGACAGGTTTTCAATCCAATTTGGAATTTGTTAACTTTATGACTTTAACAAAAAAAAATCAATATGTCAGTAGCAAGTAAAGGAAACAGCGTTAAGGTACATTATACCGGAAGGCTAACAGACGGAACAGTATTTGATTCATCGGCTAACAGGGACCCTCTTGGATTTACATTGGGAGATGGGAATATGATCAAGGGATTTGATGCAGCAGTTTATGGTATGGAAATCGGTCAGGAAAAAAGCATCACCATTCCCTGTTTGGAAGCATATGGAGAAAAAAGAGAAGATATGATGTTGGAAATTCCTAAAGAACAGGTTCCTCCTCATATCAATCCTGAAATAGGTATGGAACTTTCCCTTCAAAATCAGGCAGGTCAGCCTGTACCGGTAAAAGTCGCACATATAGATGATGAAAAAATCATACTTGACGCCAATCACCCATTGGCAGGTCAGGATTTGATCTTTGATATTACTTTAGTAGAAATTGGCTGATTTTCGATTCCACTTCTTCTTGAAGAAATGACCTTTGGGGTATAAGCCTCAAAGGTTTTTTTTGTGGTAAACTTCCAGTGAAAAGACTATAAAATACCTTGATTTGTTTTGGAAAATTAAACAGGAATACCTTAAAAAATCCAACAGAAATGATTTGGAAAATAAATTTTTAAAATTTGTCCAAAGGTGTTTCTGATTTATTGTAGATCCAAACCTGATTGCTGTCAAAAAACAACACATTATTTCGGTTTATCCTAACTGCTTTTGGTTCAATGCCAATGGGCACTTCTATTTCTTCAGTTTCATCAGATTGAAAATTTACCAAATTGATTTTCTTATCCTTGAGATACACCACATTACTTTTCCAGAAGCCAATTTTTTGATCAGATTCTACCTTTATTCTTTTGATGAAGTTCCCTTGGTTATCCAGAACAAAGACACCTTCATCTCTGATATTCAAAAACAATAAATTCTGGTATTCTTTTATATCTGTAATCTCCAAAGAAGATCGATCCAGAATCAGATTCAGGGGCTGATTTTGGATAATTCTTCCTCTGATATAATCAAATTGCTTCAAAGACAAGTCAGTTTCATCGTAGACCCAAATGACATTGTTGTTGCCAAGGGTGGCCATTTTGGCCAATCCGACCAAATCCATCGGGAATCGGTTTTCTGCAATTGGGATGATAAATCTGTTAAGAATACGATATTCTTGAAGATCAGTGGAAAATGTGAAAATATTGACTGTCCAAAAGGCCTCTAATTGGCTGAGACTTCCTTGACGGGCCGGTGAAAAATTATTGATGAATTTCCCATTTCGGTCATATTGATAAATATTTCCTTCCAGATCAGCCAAGAAAATGAAACCCTGATTATCCAGTGAGAGTTGATCCAACTTTGGAAAATCAATTTTTATAAAATCTCCCCAGGATTCATTTTGACAGAATGATTGAAGGGAAATGCAGGAAAGTAACAATATGAGGACCCGAAACTTCAATTTGTGAATTTTTTGATTTTAAATTCTTTTCCATCAAACTCCCCAAACGTACACTGACTTACCCATTCACCAAGATTAAAGTATCTTGCAGAATCTCCAACGGGGAGATCTAAAGGCAGGTGTCTATGTCCAAAGACATAAAAATCAAAGTGTCTGTTTTTTTCTATTTGCTTGCAATAGCTCCAAATCCATTCATCTTCACCTTTGAATTCATTTTCTTTGCTTTCAAGGTTGGTGATTCGGCTGTTGTTAGACCATGATTGGGCTAGCCTGATACCCAAATCAGGATGGAACCATTTGAAAAGCCATTGGCAAACCGGATTGGTAAAAACCTTTTTGAGGATTTTATATTGCGTATCTCCGGGACCAAGTCCATCTCCGTGACCTATCAGGAACTTTTTGCCTTCGATGGTGATTTCAATCGGATGATCATATACAGGGATCCCAAGCTCTTTAGTGAAGTAGTCGTCCATCCAAAGGTCATGGTTGCCTGTGAAAAAATATATCGGAATGTTTTTCCCTCGTAATTCGGCTATTTTCCCCAAAAACCTGATAAAGCCTTTAGGAATAACTTTGTCGTATTCAAACCAAAAATCAAAGATATCACCAACCAGGAAAATTGCTGCGGCTTCCTCTTCTATGCTGTTCAGCCATTGGATAATATTTGTTTCCCGGGTTCTGCTGCTTTTTTCATCGGGTGCGCCTAAGTGAAAATCTGATGCAAAAAAAATTTTCTTTTGATGAAGTTTGATGTTCATAGAATCTGGGGAATGAGGCAAAGATAGTATGAAAATGAAAAAGCCTCCAATATGGAGGCTTCTTATTGATTTTATTTTTTTATTTATTCCTTTGTGTCCTCTACCTTATGGGGGATTACTTCTTTGGATTTCTCCTCATCGTCTACAACGCTGTTTTCGGGATTTTCCACTACTTCAGGAACTTCCTCCAGTTTTTTGATAGGCTTTTTTGTGAAAGCCTCATAAGTTGTCTCTTTTGCAAAAGGTCTTTTTCCAATCAGTTTTTCCAAATCCGATTGAAAAAGAATCTCTTTTTCAAGTAGCTCCTTTGCAAGGATTTCCAATTCTGCTTCTTTACTTCTCAAAAGACTTTTTGTTCTTTCGTAGGCTTCTGAAACCAATTTTCGGACTTCTTCATCTATGGTTTCAGCCGTAGTCTCAGAATAAGGTTTTGTCATCCGGTATTCACTTGACTTACTGTCGTAAAATGATACGTTTCCGATTTTATCATTCATTCCATATACAGAGACCATCGAATAAGCCATTTTAGTAACTCTTTCGAGGTCACTCAAAGCACCTGTTGATATTTTTCCGAATATAATATGTTCAGCAGCCCTGCCTCCTAAGGTCATACACATTTCATCCATCAGTTGTTCTGTTTGGTATAGAAACTGTTCCTTTGGTAGATATTGGGCGTAACCCAAAGCAGCTATTCCTCTGGGAACAATACTTACTTTCACCAAAGGGTCAGCATGTTCCAGAAACCAACCTGCAACCGCGTGCCCCGCTTCATGGTAAGCGACAATTTTCTTTTCGTCAGGTGAAATTATTTTGTTTTTCTTTTCCAATCCACCTATGACTCTGTCTATGGCATCCTGAAAATCCTCCATATCGACAGCAACCTTATTTCTTCTGGCGGCAATTAGTGCGGCCTCATTACATACGTTGGCAATTTCTGCACCCGCAAAACCAGGGGTTTGTGCCGCCAGCTTTTTGGCGTCAATATCATCTGAAGTTTTTATTGGACCCAGGTGAACTTTGAAAATAGCTTCCCTACCAACAATATCAGGTTTATCAATACTGATCTGTCTGTCAAACCTTCCAGGTCTCAATAAAGCACTGTCCAATACGTCTGGTCTATTTGTAGCTGCTAGGACTATGACTCCTGAGTCAGTTCCAAAACCATCCATTTCTACCAATAAGGAATTAAGCGTATTTTCTCTTTCATCATTGGATCCAGGCATTTGACCTTTTCCTCTTGATCTTCCTATAGCATCGATTTCATCTATAAATATGATACAAGGTGCTTTCTCTTTTGCTTGTTTGAAAAGGTCACGTACCCTTGCGGCGCCCACACCTACAAACATTTCCACAAAATCAGAACCTGAAAGTGTGAAAAAAGGAACGCCTGCCTCACCGGCTACAGCTTTTGCCAATAATGTTTTACCTGTCCCCGGAGGTCCAATAAGCAAAGCGCCTTTAGGAATTTTTCCTCCCAATTTTGTGAATTTTGAAGGATTTTTAAGGAACTCAACGATTTCCTGGATTTCTTCTTTGGCTTCATCCAAACCTGCCACATTGTCAAATGTTGTCTTGACTTTATTTTCAGCGTCAAATAACTGTGCCTTTGATTTGCCGACATTGAAAATCTGTCCACCGGGTCCGCTTGGTCCTGCCATCCTTCTCATCATAATCCAGAAGAAGAGGAATAGGATTATCAAAAATCCAAAACTGGAAAACCAATTTGTCCATGATTCCTCATTCTTAACTGTATAAGCAATTCTTTGACCTTCGGGAACACTACTCTCCAAATCTTCAAAATCCTTTTCAAACTTTTCGGCACTGGCTACTTCTATGGAATAGTGTGGCCCTAAAGGGTTGAAAAAAGGACTATTTGCTTCCAGTTCACTTTTATATTTTTGATTTTCAAGTGCTGATTCCTTAAGTGTAACATCGATTCTGTTCTGATTTCTGATAATAGTTACTTTGGCTATATCATTAGAAAGGTACATTTCCTCAAAGCGGCTTTTGGTAATATTTATTACTGTGCTTCTTTGATTAAACCAAGTGATACCTACAAGCACTATTACCGCTGTAATAATTAACCAAAGTTGGAAATTGGGTTTCTGTGGTGTCTTAGGTAGAAAATTTTTATTTTTGTTTTTATTCGTATCGCTCATTATTTTTTTTGTAAAGCTTTTTTTAAAACGATTTAAGGTGTTTAAAGTTCAAAACATTTCAGATTATATCCTGGTGATCTTTGCATCTCCCCAAAGTTCTTCGAGTCCATAAAAATCTCTTTTCTCTTTTAGGAACACGTGGGCTACCACATTGATGTAATCAATCAGAATCCACTGTTTGTTATCTTTGCCTTCACTTCTCCAAGGTTTTTCCTTCAATTTTATGGTCAATTCCTCGATTGAATCAGAAATGGCTTCTAATTGCGTGTCTGAATTTCCTGAGCAAATAACAAAAAAATCAGTAAATGAATTCTTGATACCTCTTAAGTCCATCACCACGATATCGGAAGCTTTTTTTTCTTCCATCCCTTTAACGATTAATTTGCTCAGCTCTTCTGCTGTCATAATTTTTAATGTAATTTTACAATTTAAACTTTTATGATTTAACAAACCAAATAAATACTGGTATTGATTTGCAAATAAAGTAATTTGAGATGTATAAAATCCTTGCCAATACGCTTTTTTTGGGGAAAGATATTGTTTACCTGACAGACTGTCATTCAACAAATGACGAAGCAAACAAAAGATTGGGGCATCGGACAGTTTGCGAAGGAAGCATAATCATTACGGATAATCAAACCAAAGGTCGGGGCCAAAGGGGCAATCAATGGATTTCTGAACCAGGAAAGAATCTGATATTTTCATTGGTTTTGCAACCAGCATTTTTGGCGCCCCCAGATCAGTTTTATCTTAATATGTCGATTTCATTGGCAGTTACGGATTTCTTTGGAGATTATGTTCAAGGAGTGAAAATCAAATGGCCCAATGACATCTTTCACACGGATTCAGGGAAGTTGGGTGGGGTCCTGATTGAAAATAGCATCAGTTCCTTGTCAATTGAATCTTCCATAGTTGGGATTGGTCTTAATATAAATCAGGTTGATTTTACGGTACCCAATGCGACTTCACTCACCAAATTGACCAATCAGAATTTCGATTTGTGGGAATTATTTCGTGTTCTGGTAATGCACATAGAAAAAAGGTATTTGGAATTAAAGAAGGGGATGCATTCCAAAATATTAAGTGATTATCTGAATAAATTATTCAGGTATGAAGAATGGGCTAAATATGAAGACAATGCTGTTTTTATCGGTAGGATTATAGGAATTGCTATGGATGGTAAACTTATTATTGAAAAAGAGAATGGTTTTGTCAACCATTATGCCTTTAAGGAGGTTAAGTTCTTATTCGATAAATAATTTCGTATTAATTTCAAATAAGTTAATTTTGAAATTCAAATTTGGAAATTTTAAACTTTACAAATAATTAATCATGTCTGAAATCAAATCAAAAGTATACACACCTTTCAAAGTGAAGGACATTTCATTGGCTGAGTGGGGGAGAAAAGAAATCAAGTTGGCCGAAGCGGAGATGCCCGGACTTATGGCCATAAGAGAGGAATATGGGCCTTCACAACCTTTGAAGGGCGCAAGAATTGCTGGATGTCTTCATATGACCATTCAGACGGCGGTATTGATAGAGACGTTGACCGCTTTGGGAGCTGAGGTGACCTGGTCTTCTTGCAATATATTTTCGACCCAGGACCATGCCGCTGCCGCAATTGCAGCTGCAGGAATTTCGGTCTATGCCTGGAAAGGAATGACTGCCGAAGAGTTTGACTGGTGTATCGAACAGACCCTTTTCTTTGGTGAGGAAAAGGAGCCATTGAATATGATTCTGGATGATGGCGGAGACCTGACCAATATGGTATTCGATAACTATCCTGAACTGGTTTCTGGTATCAAAGGACTTTCCGAGGAGACGACCACAGGTGTTCACAGACTGTATGAGCGGATGAAAAAAGGCACCCTTCCCATGCCTGCCATCAATGTGAACGATTCGGTCACAAAATCAAAATTTGACAACAAATACGGATGTAAGGAATCACTCGTAGATGCCATCAGAAGGGCAACTGATATCATGATGGCGGGGAAAGTGGCCGTTGTGGCAGGTTATGGGGATGTGGGCAAAGGCTCCGCAGCTTCTCTGAGAGGTGCCGGAGCAAGGGTGATTGTCACCGAGATCGATCCGATCTGCGCCCTGCAGGCTGCCATGGACGGATTTGCCGTGAAGAAAATGGTAGATGCGGTAAAAGAAGCTGATATTGTCGTGACGGCAACAGGCAATAAAGACATCATCACAAAAGAGCATTTTCTCGCGATGAAAGATAAAACCATAGTGTGCAACATCGGCCATTTTGACAATGAAATAGATATGGCCTGGTTGAACAAAACCTATGGACAGACCAAAGATGTGATCAAACCACAGGTAGATCTGTATAACCTGGACGGCAAGGAATTGATCATTTTGGCGGAAGGCAGATTGGTGAATCTGGGCTGCGCAACAGGCCACCCGTCTTTTGTGATGTCAAATTCCTTTTCCAATCAGACGCTGGCCCAACTTGAACTTTGGTTGAATACAGACCAATATGAGCCAGGTGTTTATGTACTTCCCAAGCATTTGGACGAAAAAGTAGCTGCTTTGCATCTGGCCAAGTTAGGTGTTGAGTTGGATATCCTTACATCGGATCAGGCCGAATATATCGGAGTGACCCCTGAAGGTCCCTACAAGCCTGAATATTATAGATATTAATCAGGCCTTTCAAAGAAAAAGCGCATTGGAAAGAATTTCAATGCGCTTTTTTTATTGTCAAATCGTAACAGATTACACCTTGAACTTCAAATCTTATAAGATATCATTGTCTAAACACCATTATTCTCCCATCATGAAGAGTAATGGTTGCTTTATTGCTGCAGTCTGACTCTTTCTCAAAATCCAGTTTATGTGTAACTGCCTGGGTTTCGTTACGGAAAATCTGCCAGGTCTCTGATCCGACAGACGGCAAGATTAATCCCTCATAAATACATTTTGTTTCAAACCTCTTTGTAGTGTTTGGTTGCATCGTGATTGGTCTTCCGGTAATATTTCTACCCTCTAAACTGCCGGAAGTAGTGAATTCTGCAAGATTACCAAGAGTAAAAACTAGATTATGTTCAAAGCTGCCCTTTAATCTTGTTGAAGATCCTGTTTTGTTGATGATCAGAATATCTTCAAAAGTTTCAGTTCTTCTATTTGGATTGACAATACTTCTGATTTGTTTGAAATCTCTAAAACCTTCCAATTTGAAGCCCCTGACTTCATAATCTTCGTATTCCAGTCTTGTTGTTGATTCGAGAACATTAGTGGAAGTGAGGTATTTGATATGAATTTTACCTGTTTTAGGTAGGGATCCACGACTAGGACATTCCCTTTGGCTTAAAAATTCCAAGGTTACGGTTTTCTCACTTTCATTGATCATCACATTTGGGCA
This window of the Aquiflexum balticum DSM 16537 genome carries:
- a CDS encoding FKBP-type peptidyl-prolyl cis-trans isomerase, which codes for MSVASKGNSVKVHYTGRLTDGTVFDSSANRDPLGFTLGDGNMIKGFDAAVYGMEIGQEKSITIPCLEAYGEKREDMMLEIPKEQVPPHINPEIGMELSLQNQAGQPVPVKVAHIDDEKIILDANHPLAGQDLIFDITLVEIG
- a CDS encoding UDP-2,3-diacylglucosamine diphosphatase, which translates into the protein MNIKLHQKKIFFASDFHLGAPDEKSSRTRETNIIQWLNSIEEEAAAIFLVGDIFDFWFEYDKVIPKGFIRFLGKIAELRGKNIPIYFFTGNHDLWMDDYFTKELGIPVYDHPIEITIEGKKFLIGHGDGLGPGDTQYKILKKVFTNPVCQWLFKWFHPDLGIRLAQSWSNNSRITNLESKENEFKGEDEWIWSYCKQIEKNRHFDFYVFGHRHLPLDLPVGDSARYFNLGEWVSQCTFGEFDGKEFKIKKFTN
- the ftsH gene encoding ATP-dependent zinc metalloprotease FtsH — its product is MSDTNKNKNKNFLPKTPQKPNFQLWLIITAVIVLVGITWFNQRSTVINITKSRFEEMYLSNDIAKVTIIRNQNRIDVTLKESALENQKYKSELEANSPFFNPLGPHYSIEVASAEKFEKDFEDLESSVPEGQRIAYTVKNEESWTNWFSSFGFLIILFLFFWIMMRRMAGPSGPGGQIFNVGKSKAQLFDAENKVKTTFDNVAGLDEAKEEIQEIVEFLKNPSKFTKLGGKIPKGALLIGPPGTGKTLLAKAVAGEAGVPFFTLSGSDFVEMFVGVGAARVRDLFKQAKEKAPCIIFIDEIDAIGRSRGKGQMPGSNDERENTLNSLLVEMDGFGTDSGVIVLAATNRPDVLDSALLRPGRFDRQISIDKPDIVGREAIFKVHLGPIKTSDDIDAKKLAAQTPGFAGAEIANVCNEAALIAARRNKVAVDMEDFQDAIDRVIGGLEKKNKIISPDEKKIVAYHEAGHAVAGWFLEHADPLVKVSIVPRGIAALGYAQYLPKEQFLYQTEQLMDEMCMTLGGRAAEHIIFGKISTGALSDLERVTKMAYSMVSVYGMNDKIGNVSFYDSKSSEYRMTKPYSETTAETIDEEVRKLVSEAYERTKSLLRSKEAELEILAKELLEKEILFQSDLEKLIGKRPFAKETTYEAFTKKPIKKLEEVPEVVENPENSVVDDEEKSKEVIPHKVEDTKE
- the rsfS gene encoding ribosome silencing factor, translating into MTAEELSKLIVKGMEEKKASDIVVMDLRGIKNSFTDFFVICSGNSDTQLEAISDSIEELTIKLKEKPWRSEGKDNKQWILIDYINVVAHVFLKEKRDFYGLEELWGDAKITRI
- a CDS encoding biotin--[acetyl-CoA-carboxylase] ligase, which codes for MYKILANTLFLGKDIVYLTDCHSTNDEANKRLGHRTVCEGSIIITDNQTKGRGQRGNQWISEPGKNLIFSLVLQPAFLAPPDQFYLNMSISLAVTDFFGDYVQGVKIKWPNDIFHTDSGKLGGVLIENSISSLSIESSIVGIGLNINQVDFTVPNATSLTKLTNQNFDLWELFRVLVMHIEKRYLELKKGMHSKILSDYLNKLFRYEEWAKYEDNAVFIGRIIGIAMDGKLIIEKENGFVNHYAFKEVKFLFDK
- the ahcY gene encoding adenosylhomocysteinase; protein product: MSEIKSKVYTPFKVKDISLAEWGRKEIKLAEAEMPGLMAIREEYGPSQPLKGARIAGCLHMTIQTAVLIETLTALGAEVTWSSCNIFSTQDHAAAAIAAAGISVYAWKGMTAEEFDWCIEQTLFFGEEKEPLNMILDDGGDLTNMVFDNYPELVSGIKGLSEETTTGVHRLYERMKKGTLPMPAINVNDSVTKSKFDNKYGCKESLVDAIRRATDIMMAGKVAVVAGYGDVGKGSAASLRGAGARVIVTEIDPICALQAAMDGFAVKKMVDAVKEADIVVTATGNKDIITKEHFLAMKDKTIVCNIGHFDNEIDMAWLNKTYGQTKDVIKPQVDLYNLDGKELIILAEGRLVNLGCATGHPSFVMSNSFSNQTLAQLELWLNTDQYEPGVYVLPKHLDEKVAALHLAKLGVELDILTSDQAEYIGVTPEGPYKPEYYRY